The nucleotide sequence AGGCGTATTTGCCAATCATCCACAAAATCTTGTACGAGGCCTTCACGGTGCCCGCGAGTGTCCCGGTGATCTTTGAAACCCCCACCCGCCGGCGGTACGAAACAGGCACTTCGGTGTACCGCAGGCCGGCGCGCACGGCCTTGATCTGCATCTCAACGGTCCACCCATAGGTCGTATCCTGCATGCAGAGGTCCAGCAGGGCCGGGAAACGGATGGCGCGGAACGGCCCGAGGTCGGTAAACCGCGCCCCCCAGAACAGCCGCATGAGGCCGCACGCGAGCCGGTTGCCGAACAGCGCCTGTGGCAGCATCGCCCCGGGCTCTCGTTCGCCCCGCATCCGCGAGCCGATGACGAAGTCGGCCTCGCCACGCTCGATGGGTTCGAGGAGGCGGACGATCTCCTCAGGGTGGTCGCTGTAGTCACCGTCCAAAAACACCAGCACGTCCGGCCGGCGCTCGCGGGCATAGGCCATACCGCGCAGGCAGGCCCAGCCGTAGCCCTTCCGGTCCTCGCGCAACACGGTGGCGCCGGCGGCCCTGGCGTTCGCCTCCGTTTCGTCGGTGGAGGCGTTATTGACAACGACGACTTCCTCGACGCGGTCCTTCGGCAGGTCGCCGACGACGAGGCCGATCGAGCGGGCCTCGTTGA is from Rhodothermales bacterium and encodes:
- a CDS encoding glycosyltransferase family 2 protein; the encoded protein is MAEARLRVIVVIPAFNEARSIGLVVGDLPKDRVEEVVVVNNASTDETEANARAAGATVLREDRKGYGWACLRGMAYARERRPDVLVFLDGDYSDHPEEIVRLLEPIERGEADFVIGSRMRGEREPGAMLPQALFGNRLACGLMRLFWGARFTDLGPFRAIRFPALLDLCMQDTTYGWTVEMQIKAVRAGLRYTEVPVSYRRRVGVSKITGTLAGTVKASYKILWMIGKYALQPRPARQSSR